The Pseudarthrobacter sulfonivorans genome includes a window with the following:
- a CDS encoding peptide chain release factor 3, whose product MSQDVLSPARVNEIHKQAARRRTFAVISHPDAGKSTLTEALALHAKVIGTAGASSGKANRKETVSDWMQMEKDRGISISSAALQFSYRDTVINLLDTPGHADFSEDTYRVLAAVDCAVMLVDAAKGLETQTMKLFEVCKQRNLPIITVINKWDRPGLDALALMDELTERTGLQPMPLTWAVGISGDFRGVWDLRQDRFARFQRNNSGANIALTEYFTPEEAAETQGNNWTDAVDEAGLVIESNLEFDVDAFHAGTATPILFSSAALNFGVKELLDALVDFAPHAAPRPDVEGSPRPVESSFSGFVFKVQAGMNKAHRDHVAFIRVCSGVFERGMVVTQTRTGKSFATKYAQQVFGREREVIDEAYPGDVVGLVNASTLRVGDSLFLEGAVEYPAIPLFAPEHFQVARSKDPSKFKQFRRGIEQLEHEGVIQVLRSDVRGDQAPVLAAVGPMQFEVVEDRMAHDFSAPMRLERLPYSIARISTADAMPALANVPGAEVLLRSDGEYLALFNDVWALRRIEKNHPDLTLVPIGTHNPAK is encoded by the coding sequence GTGTCCCAAGATGTCCTTAGCCCCGCCCGGGTCAACGAGATTCACAAACAGGCGGCCCGGCGTCGGACCTTTGCTGTCATTTCGCACCCTGACGCCGGCAAGTCCACCCTCACCGAGGCCCTGGCCCTGCATGCGAAGGTGATCGGAACCGCCGGCGCCTCCAGCGGCAAGGCCAACCGCAAGGAAACGGTCTCGGACTGGATGCAGATGGAAAAGGACCGCGGCATCTCCATCAGCTCCGCCGCCCTGCAGTTCTCCTACCGGGACACCGTCATCAACCTGCTGGACACCCCCGGCCACGCGGACTTCTCCGAGGACACCTACCGGGTCCTGGCTGCCGTCGACTGCGCAGTGATGCTCGTGGACGCCGCCAAGGGCCTGGAAACGCAGACCATGAAGCTGTTTGAGGTCTGCAAACAGCGCAACCTGCCCATCATCACCGTGATCAACAAGTGGGACCGGCCCGGCCTGGACGCGCTGGCGCTGATGGACGAGCTCACCGAGCGCACCGGCCTCCAGCCCATGCCGCTGACCTGGGCCGTGGGCATCTCCGGTGACTTCCGCGGTGTCTGGGACCTCCGCCAGGACCGCTTCGCCCGCTTCCAGCGCAACAATTCCGGCGCCAACATCGCGCTGACCGAGTACTTCACGCCCGAAGAGGCCGCGGAGACGCAGGGCAACAACTGGACCGACGCCGTGGACGAGGCCGGCCTGGTCATCGAGTCCAACCTCGAATTCGACGTCGACGCCTTTCACGCAGGCACCGCCACCCCCATCCTGTTCAGCTCCGCCGCCCTGAACTTCGGCGTGAAGGAACTGCTCGACGCCCTGGTGGACTTCGCGCCGCACGCCGCACCCCGGCCCGACGTTGAGGGCAGCCCGCGCCCGGTTGAATCATCCTTCTCCGGCTTTGTCTTCAAGGTCCAGGCCGGCATGAACAAGGCCCACCGCGACCATGTCGCCTTCATCCGCGTCTGCTCCGGAGTCTTTGAACGCGGCATGGTGGTCACCCAGACCCGCACCGGAAAGTCCTTCGCCACCAAGTACGCCCAGCAGGTGTTCGGCCGCGAACGCGAGGTCATCGACGAGGCCTACCCCGGCGACGTCGTGGGCCTGGTGAACGCCTCCACACTGCGCGTGGGCGACAGCCTCTTCCTCGAAGGGGCCGTGGAATACCCGGCCATCCCGCTGTTCGCCCCGGAACACTTCCAGGTGGCCCGGTCCAAGGACCCCAGCAAGTTCAAGCAGTTCCGCCGCGGCATCGAGCAGCTCGAGCACGAGGGCGTCATCCAGGTGCTCCGCTCCGACGTCCGCGGCGACCAGGCGCCGGTGCTTGCCGCCGTCGGCCCCATGCAGTTCGAGGTGGTGGAGGACCGCATGGCGCACGACTTCAGCGCCCCCATGCGGCTGGAACGCCTGCCGTACTCCATCGCCAGGATTTCGACGGCGGACGCCATGCCCGCCCTGGCCAACGTCCCCGGCGCCGAGGTGCTGTTGAGGTCCGACGGCGAATACCTCGCCTTGTTCAACGACGTCTGGGCCCTGCGCCGGATCGAGAAGAACCACCCCGATCTGACCCTCGTGCCCATCGGCACCCACAACCCCGCAAAGTAG
- a CDS encoding ABC transporter ATP-binding protein — MKKRTSNATWGVLFSMFGSFQVPNILMLVAILVLVIIRPNADDPATFWAIAIVALLIVIAGVIVISRGGTRLKRLRESAQEDRRRIETQLPLERDDPNPPETHPERGLE; from the coding sequence ATGAAGAAGCGGACTAGTAACGCAACCTGGGGCGTTCTTTTCTCCATGTTCGGCTCGTTTCAGGTCCCCAATATCCTCATGCTCGTAGCCATTCTCGTGCTAGTCATCATCAGGCCCAATGCCGATGATCCCGCTACTTTTTGGGCCATCGCAATCGTGGCACTGCTCATTGTCATAGCCGGTGTCATAGTGATTTCCAGGGGAGGGACGCGGTTGAAACGACTGCGCGAGTCGGCGCAGGAGGACCGGCGCCGTATCGAAACCCAGCTGCCTCTGGAACGCGATGACCCGAATCCGCCCGAAACCCACCCGGAAAGAGGCTTGGAGTAG
- a CDS encoding IS30 family transposase, with protein MTALLGFTTAKFPAWEAAVAETTGRHHLQANIEDEAIFWEAFDRGQSPSQSALLAGVGRSTAYRWLPERFEMLRSQKVTPKRCQALLRLTDQRCHSFERERLSRLAKERNAAIAAQHAAILSSSRYADQVAASTVSEAQRRRTERDSKYWQLMREGKSNAEACRLLGMHRRTGTALRRANNYQIPSLTPVPAATGRYLQSRERLQIADLLGLGHSMRAVARELGRHASTIKRELDRHRDVEGRYLPRTADHDARAQRARPKTHKLATNPRLRGLVQRKLNRCWSPDEISGWMKKTYPDDQSLRLCPETIYRALLLRESRGLHKRYATKLRTGRRIRKTRWRTRTGQGSRIPNMTMIDQRPAEVETRLEAGHWEGDLVIGVGSVSAMVTLRERKTQYGIIVNLPRDHTAASVNDAIIGAFAKLPPALKRTLTWDQGIEMARHEELTKETGVPVYFAERSSPWQRGANENFNGLVRQYFPKGTNLAVHSAKHVSHVMRELNTRPRKTMAYDTPAARFKAERNAPTAIWG; from the coding sequence GTGACGGCGTTACTTGGATTCACCACCGCCAAGTTCCCAGCGTGGGAAGCAGCAGTAGCCGAAACTACGGGTCGCCACCATCTACAAGCAAACATTGAGGACGAAGCCATATTTTGGGAGGCCTTCGACCGCGGCCAAAGCCCGTCCCAGTCGGCTCTACTGGCCGGGGTTGGCCGTTCCACGGCGTATCGATGGCTTCCCGAGCGGTTCGAGATGCTCCGGAGCCAGAAGGTCACCCCGAAGCGTTGCCAAGCGCTTCTGCGGCTGACTGATCAGCGCTGCCACAGTTTCGAACGCGAACGCCTCTCCCGGCTGGCAAAGGAACGGAATGCGGCGATAGCTGCCCAGCACGCAGCCATCTTGTCCTCGAGCCGCTACGCAGATCAGGTAGCGGCCTCAACAGTTTCCGAAGCGCAACGACGCCGCACGGAACGGGACTCGAAGTACTGGCAGCTGATGCGCGAGGGCAAAAGCAACGCCGAAGCATGCAGACTCCTCGGTATGCACAGACGAACAGGCACGGCACTCCGGCGCGCCAACAACTACCAGATCCCCTCCCTCACACCTGTGCCAGCAGCGACGGGCCGCTACCTCCAGTCCCGGGAACGGCTACAGATCGCCGACCTCCTGGGACTGGGACATTCAATGCGGGCAGTGGCCCGTGAATTGGGCCGACACGCCTCCACCATCAAACGAGAGTTGGACCGCCATCGAGACGTTGAAGGCCGCTATCTGCCCCGCACGGCCGATCACGACGCCCGGGCGCAACGGGCACGGCCCAAGACCCATAAACTCGCCACGAACCCCCGCCTGCGCGGGCTCGTGCAACGTAAGCTCAACCGATGCTGGTCTCCGGATGAAATCAGCGGATGGATGAAGAAAACCTACCCCGACGACCAGAGCCTGCGGCTCTGCCCCGAGACGATCTACCGGGCCTTGCTGCTGCGCGAGAGCCGAGGACTGCACAAGCGCTACGCCACCAAACTGCGCACCGGTCGAAGAATCCGAAAGACCCGCTGGCGCACCCGCACAGGGCAGGGCTCACGGATCCCCAACATGACCATGATCGACCAACGGCCAGCAGAAGTCGAAACACGATTGGAAGCCGGCCATTGGGAAGGGGATCTCGTGATCGGGGTCGGTTCCGTCTCGGCGATGGTGACCCTGAGGGAACGGAAAACCCAGTATGGAATCATCGTCAATCTGCCCCGCGACCACACAGCTGCAAGCGTCAACGACGCCATCATCGGCGCATTCGCCAAGCTGCCGCCTGCTTTGAAGCGAACACTGACGTGGGACCAAGGGATCGAAATGGCCAGGCACGAGGAACTCACCAAGGAAACCGGGGTCCCGGTATATTTTGCCGAGCGATCCAGCCCCTGGCAGCGCGGCGCGAACGAGAACTTCAACGGACTCGTCCGCCAATACTTCCCCAAAGGAACCAACCTCGCCGTTCACAGCGCCAAACACGTATCTCACGTGATGCGGGAACTGAACACACGGCCCAGAAAGACCATGGCCTACGACACCCCGGCCGCACGCTTCAAGGCCGAACGCAACGCGCCAACCGCCATTTGGGGGTAG
- the disA gene encoding DNA integrity scanning diadenylate cyclase DisA: MARSPEESLKATLGRVAPGTPLRDGLERILRGRTGALIVLGSDRTIDSICSGGFDIGIDFSPTRLRELAKMDGAIICDKDAGNILRAAVQLVPDSSIETQESGTRHRTAERVAIQTGVPVISVSQSMQIIALYVNGLRHVLEGSEKVLARANQALATLERYRSRLDQVTSSLSALEIEAMVTVRDVAVTLQRQEMVRRISEEISQYVLELGEDGRLLSLQLDELTVGRGPGSDVIIRDYAGPDASPEDIERAVSALVNLGPTELIDLGKISGIVGFAGGEANLDAVVQPRGYRLLSGLKAVPKAVADRLVDHFGGLQFLMAATIDDLMTVDGIGDQRARTVREGLSRMAEASLLDRFL, from the coding sequence ATGGCTCGGAGCCCCGAAGAATCGCTCAAGGCGACTCTGGGCAGAGTGGCTCCAGGCACGCCGCTGCGCGATGGGCTGGAACGCATCCTCCGGGGGCGGACCGGTGCGCTGATCGTGCTGGGCTCGGACCGGACCATCGATTCCATCTGTTCCGGCGGTTTCGACATCGGCATCGATTTCTCCCCCACAAGGCTCCGCGAACTGGCCAAGATGGACGGCGCCATCATCTGCGACAAGGACGCCGGCAACATTCTGCGCGCCGCGGTCCAGTTGGTCCCGGACTCAAGCATCGAAACCCAGGAATCCGGCACGCGGCACCGCACGGCGGAGCGTGTGGCCATCCAGACCGGCGTTCCCGTGATTTCCGTCAGCCAGTCCATGCAGATCATCGCGTTGTACGTGAACGGGCTCCGGCACGTGCTGGAGGGATCCGAGAAGGTCCTCGCTCGTGCCAACCAGGCCCTCGCCACGCTGGAACGGTACCGTTCGCGGCTGGACCAGGTGACCAGTTCCCTGTCCGCCCTGGAGATCGAGGCCATGGTGACCGTCCGTGACGTCGCGGTCACCCTGCAGCGCCAGGAAATGGTCCGCCGGATCTCCGAGGAAATCTCGCAGTATGTCCTGGAGCTTGGCGAGGACGGCCGGCTGCTGTCCCTCCAGCTCGATGAGCTCACGGTGGGCCGCGGCCCGGGCAGCGACGTCATCATCCGCGACTACGCCGGACCGGACGCGTCCCCCGAGGACATCGAACGGGCCGTCAGTGCGCTGGTGAACCTCGGCCCCACAGAGCTGATCGACCTGGGCAAGATCTCCGGGATCGTCGGTTTTGCCGGCGGCGAGGCCAACCTCGACGCCGTGGTTCAGCCGCGCGGCTACCGGCTGCTGTCCGGCCTCAAGGCAGTCCCCAAGGCTGTTGCCGACCGCCTGGTGGACCACTTCGGCGGCCTGCAGTTCCTGATGGCGGCCACCATCGACGACCTCATGACAGTTGACGGCATCGGCGACCAGCGCGCCCGCACCGTCCGCGAAGGCCTGAGCCGCATGGCCGAAGCCAGCCTGCTGGACCGCTTCCTCTAA
- a CDS encoding A/G-specific adenine glycosylase — protein sequence MPADGAPVTAQSGTDELRPDQLAALHRRITGWFAETARDLPWRERHCSPWGVLVSEIMLQQTPVVRVLPVWREWLERWPTPAALAGVPAGEAVRSWGRLGYPSRALRLHAAAAAIVSDHGGRVPGNYTELLALPGVGSYTAAAVAAFAFGRRETVVDTNIRRVHARLVSGVALPSPSLNAAEMRLAAELLPDDVGTSVHWNAAVMELGALVCTARAPKCADCPVRDSCAWLAAGEPPPSYVPKGQAWHGTDRQVRGAVMAVLRLADAPVPAEMFQREPADLGFAADGIGVPLSALHRLNSAPEQLERAIAGLLGDGLAELHQGGYRLPA from the coding sequence ATGCCCGCGGACGGCGCCCCAGTTACGGCCCAGTCCGGCACGGATGAACTCCGCCCCGACCAGCTGGCCGCGCTGCACCGCAGGATCACCGGCTGGTTCGCTGAGACGGCGAGGGACTTGCCCTGGCGCGAACGCCACTGCTCACCGTGGGGAGTCCTGGTCAGCGAGATCATGCTGCAGCAGACCCCAGTGGTGCGTGTGCTGCCTGTCTGGCGGGAATGGCTCGAGCGCTGGCCCACCCCCGCTGCCCTCGCCGGCGTGCCTGCAGGGGAAGCCGTCCGCTCCTGGGGCAGGCTCGGCTACCCCAGCCGGGCACTCCGCCTGCACGCAGCCGCCGCTGCCATCGTCAGCGACCACGGCGGCAGGGTCCCCGGCAACTACACGGAGCTGCTGGCCCTGCCCGGGGTGGGCAGCTACACGGCCGCGGCCGTTGCCGCCTTTGCCTTCGGACGCCGGGAGACTGTAGTGGACACGAACATCCGGCGTGTGCACGCGCGCCTGGTATCCGGCGTCGCGCTCCCCTCACCATCGCTGAACGCTGCGGAGATGCGGCTCGCGGCGGAACTGCTGCCGGACGACGTCGGGACCTCCGTGCACTGGAATGCTGCGGTGATGGAACTGGGGGCGCTGGTCTGCACGGCGCGTGCGCCCAAGTGCGCGGATTGCCCGGTGCGGGACTCCTGTGCGTGGCTGGCAGCCGGCGAGCCGCCGCCGTCGTACGTTCCCAAAGGTCAGGCGTGGCACGGAACTGACCGGCAGGTCCGGGGTGCCGTGATGGCTGTGCTCCGGCTTGCGGACGCACCCGTGCCGGCGGAAATGTTCCAGCGGGAGCCTGCTGACCTGGGCTTCGCGGCGGACGGAATCGGCGTGCCGCTGTCCGCACTGCACCGCCTGAACTCCGCGCCGGAACAGCTCGAACGTGCCATTGCCGGCCTCCTTGGCGACGGGCTGGCCGAGCTGCACCAGGGCGGTTACCGACTGCCTGCCTGA
- a CDS encoding DUF3592 domain-containing protein: MRIVLYVIWALFVAGVIFALVRSLRKTKRQEKLIAGWPKVQATVTGNVAGWTHGGGGSTRSRRFYPTYQFADPNGTLYAGESEVSYANQQVPGSLLEVAYNPANPNQSFQVASESKMVIGCLMPVFVFFALLLFWAAGAFPLG, encoded by the coding sequence ATGAGAATCGTGTTGTACGTCATCTGGGCGCTGTTTGTTGCGGGCGTCATTTTTGCGCTGGTCCGTTCACTGCGGAAAACCAAGCGGCAGGAAAAACTGATCGCCGGCTGGCCGAAGGTGCAGGCGACCGTCACCGGCAACGTGGCGGGCTGGACACATGGCGGAGGCGGCTCAACGCGGAGCCGGCGCTTCTACCCCACGTACCAGTTCGCGGACCCCAACGGGACCCTGTATGCCGGCGAATCCGAGGTTTCGTACGCCAACCAGCAGGTGCCGGGATCGCTCCTGGAAGTGGCCTATAACCCGGCGAATCCCAACCAGTCGTTCCAGGTGGCGTCCGAATCGAAAATGGTGATCGGGTGCCTCATGCCGGTCTTCGTATTCTTCGCCCTGCTGCTGTTCTGGGCCGCCGGCGCCTTCCCGCTGGGCTGA
- a CDS encoding DUF3592 domain-containing protein — protein MDSLKLLFIVLPGLFLAAGLILMGLSLAASFRRKRAMAGWQEASATVTGNLHGTDGPGSNGRNRFAPSYEFADAGGKRWLGQADIYSQDQAIIGTHIPVVYNPANPAESTLPVFAVAKGRLATGLVMVIFGATAITMFASLSW, from the coding sequence GTGGACTCCCTGAAACTGCTGTTCATCGTCCTGCCCGGGCTTTTCCTTGCCGCGGGCCTGATCCTGATGGGGCTGTCCCTGGCCGCGTCCTTCCGACGGAAACGTGCCATGGCGGGGTGGCAGGAGGCTTCGGCCACCGTCACGGGAAACCTGCACGGCACGGACGGACCCGGAAGCAACGGCCGGAACCGCTTTGCGCCGTCTTACGAATTCGCGGACGCGGGGGGAAAACGCTGGCTGGGGCAGGCCGATATCTACAGCCAGGACCAGGCGATCATCGGCACCCACATACCCGTGGTCTACAACCCGGCCAATCCCGCCGAATCCACGCTGCCGGTCTTCGCTGTTGCCAAAGGCCGGCTGGCCACAGGTCTCGTTATGGTGATCTTTGGGGCCACGGCCATAACAATGTTTGCATCACTTTCCTGGTAG
- a CDS encoding DUF3040 domain-containing protein — protein sequence MPLSDRERKQLEELELGLAADDPRLAEELSTGSVGLRFGRHIYLGAIACLIGLVLLIVGVSTQIIAVGVGGFLLMGAGTYLLVDKRSFSLGRSRQVK from the coding sequence ATGCCACTTTCAGATAGGGAGCGGAAACAGCTCGAGGAGCTGGAATTGGGCCTGGCGGCAGACGATCCGAGGCTCGCCGAGGAACTCTCGACCGGCTCCGTGGGCCTCAGGTTTGGGCGCCATATCTACCTCGGTGCCATCGCATGCCTGATCGGGCTGGTGTTGCTTATTGTCGGGGTCAGCACGCAGATCATCGCGGTCGGCGTCGGCGGTTTCCTGCTGATGGGAGCCGGCACTTACCTGCTCGTGGACAAGCGGTCCTTTAGTCTGGGCCGCAGCCGCCAGGTAAAATAG
- the dhaM gene encoding dihydroxyacetone kinase phosphoryl donor subunit DhaM — MTVRLVVVSHSEKIADGAVELAAQMAPDVVILAAGGTADGRIGTSLEKVMSALDKAAGGDGVVVLTDLGSAVMTAESALELVEEPAGVLLADAPLVEGLVAAAVAAQGGADVKAVKRAAEAVYGLGPEVAAASRVLAESTVAEGSVTGSGPDFTGDFELVNEAGMHARPAAKIAGGLASLNAEVTVNGVDGASMTSLMTLAAGKGSLLHIEAWGPDAERALNYVGGLVQAGFGEP, encoded by the coding sequence GTGACGGTGCGCCTGGTGGTGGTGTCCCATAGCGAGAAAATAGCCGACGGCGCCGTGGAGCTTGCCGCCCAGATGGCGCCCGACGTCGTCATCCTCGCCGCCGGGGGCACCGCCGACGGCAGGATCGGAACGAGCCTGGAAAAAGTCATGTCTGCCCTGGACAAGGCGGCCGGCGGCGATGGCGTGGTGGTCCTGACGGACCTGGGATCTGCAGTGATGACGGCGGAATCGGCCCTGGAGCTCGTGGAGGAGCCAGCCGGCGTGCTCCTGGCGGACGCGCCCCTGGTGGAAGGCCTCGTGGCTGCCGCCGTGGCCGCACAGGGCGGCGCCGACGTGAAGGCAGTCAAACGTGCCGCCGAAGCGGTCTACGGATTGGGACCGGAGGTGGCGGCCGCTTCGCGGGTGCTCGCCGAAAGCACCGTGGCTGAAGGGTCCGTCACCGGTTCAGGGCCGGACTTCACCGGCGACTTCGAACTGGTGAATGAGGCCGGCATGCACGCCCGCCCGGCCGCCAAGATCGCGGGCGGTCTGGCGTCCCTCAACGCCGAGGTCACGGTCAACGGCGTGGATGGCGCGTCAATGACATCCCTGATGACCCTGGCGGCAGGCAAGGGATCCTTGCTCCATATCGAGGCTTGGGGGCCCGACGCCGAGCGTGCCCTGAACTACGTCGGCGGCCTGGTGCAGGCAGGCTTTGGCGAGCCGTAG
- the dhaL gene encoding dihydroxyacetone kinase subunit DhaL, whose translation MVLDVKWAVRWLTLCAQAMAENRVWLIELDRAIGDSDHGENMDRGFQAVLEKLAEAQPETPGAALKLTAMTLMSKVGGAAGPLYGTAFLRASTALGDAAEIDPGRLADALVAARDGIVARGKAESGDKTMVDAWTPAAEAAQAAAADGAGTVLGVLVAAAEAAEAGAVATEPLVARKGRASYLGERSAGHRDPGAASSALILRAAVGAAA comes from the coding sequence GTGGTGCTGGACGTGAAATGGGCCGTCAGATGGCTGACTCTCTGCGCCCAGGCCATGGCGGAAAACCGGGTGTGGCTCATCGAACTCGACCGTGCGATCGGGGACTCGGACCACGGCGAGAACATGGACCGCGGCTTCCAGGCGGTGCTGGAGAAACTGGCTGAAGCGCAGCCTGAGACGCCCGGCGCGGCCCTGAAGCTGACTGCCATGACCCTGATGTCCAAGGTGGGCGGCGCCGCGGGACCCTTGTACGGAACCGCGTTCCTGCGCGCCTCCACCGCTTTGGGCGATGCCGCCGAGATTGATCCGGGGCGGCTCGCCGACGCGCTCGTGGCTGCCCGCGATGGGATCGTGGCCAGGGGTAAGGCCGAGTCCGGCGACAAGACCATGGTTGATGCCTGGACCCCCGCCGCGGAGGCTGCGCAGGCCGCCGCGGCGGACGGCGCAGGCACCGTCCTTGGAGTTCTGGTCGCAGCCGCTGAGGCGGCTGAGGCCGGCGCAGTGGCCACCGAGCCCCTGGTCGCCCGCAAGGGCCGCGCCAGTTATCTGGGGGAGCGGAGCGCGGGCCACCGCGATCCGGGCGCCGCCTCCAGCGCCCTCATTCTGCGGGCCGCCGTTGGGGCCGCAGCGTGA
- the dhaK gene encoding dihydroxyacetone kinase subunit DhaK: MKKLINDPRSVVDESVEGFGLAHAGLVTVTADPKYVTRKDAPVAGKVGLVSGGGSGHEPLHAGFVGLGMLDAAVPGAVFTSPTPDQILPATLAVNSGAGVVHIVKNYTGDVLNFETAAELAQAEGVDIRTVLVNDDVAVEDSLYTAGRRGVGGTVLVEKIAGAAAERGDSLDAVAAIGDRVNSNVRTMGVALSACTVPHAGTPSFDLADDEIEIGIGIHGEPGRHKIPMENADGITDRLLDPVLSDLGITGGEKVLLFVNGMGGTPLSELYIVYRRAAQVIAERGAAVERSLVGNYITSLEMQGCSISVLRLDDELTQLWDAPVHTAALRWGV; this comes from the coding sequence ATGAAAAAGCTCATCAATGATCCTCGTTCCGTGGTTGACGAATCCGTCGAAGGATTCGGTCTGGCCCACGCGGGACTCGTCACCGTCACTGCCGATCCGAAGTACGTCACGCGCAAAGACGCGCCGGTGGCAGGGAAGGTCGGACTCGTTTCTGGCGGGGGAAGCGGCCACGAGCCACTCCACGCCGGATTTGTCGGGCTGGGAATGCTCGACGCCGCCGTGCCGGGGGCGGTGTTCACCTCGCCGACGCCGGACCAGATTCTTCCGGCGACGCTCGCCGTTAACTCGGGCGCTGGCGTCGTCCATATCGTGAAGAACTACACCGGCGACGTCCTGAACTTTGAGACCGCAGCGGAACTGGCGCAGGCCGAAGGTGTGGACATCCGCACGGTCCTGGTGAATGACGACGTCGCGGTGGAGGACTCCCTGTATACCGCAGGCCGGCGCGGAGTGGGCGGCACCGTTCTGGTGGAGAAAATCGCCGGCGCCGCGGCTGAGCGGGGCGATAGCCTCGATGCCGTGGCCGCGATCGGTGACCGCGTCAACAGCAACGTCCGCACCATGGGGGTTGCGCTGTCCGCGTGCACAGTACCGCATGCGGGAACGCCCAGTTTCGACCTGGCGGATGATGAGATCGAGATCGGCATCGGCATCCATGGCGAGCCCGGCCGGCACAAAATCCCGATGGAGAACGCTGACGGCATCACGGACCGCCTGCTGGACCCGGTCCTCAGCGACCTGGGCATCACCGGCGGCGAGAAAGTACTGCTGTTCGTCAACGGCATGGGCGGAACCCCCCTGAGCGAGCTGTACATCGTCTACCGCCGCGCTGCACAGGTGATCGCAGAACGGGGGGCCGCCGTCGAACGCTCGCTGGTAGGGAACTACATCACGTCCCTGGAAATGCAGGGCTGCTCCATCTCGGTGCTCCGGCTCGACGATGAGCTGACGCAGCTGTGGGACGCTCCGGTGCACACCGCAGCCCTGCGTTGGGGCGTGTAA
- a CDS encoding amino-acid N-acetyltransferase, which produces MTDSDSFHIRSARTSDVAAIKRLVAPLAEQRILMAKETVAYYESLQEFRIAEADDGEVIGCGALHVMWEDLAEVRTLAASDAWRGKGVGHVLVESLLAEARELGVARVFCLTFEVDFFKRHGFEVMADQTAVDPVVYSELLRSHDEGVAEFLDLARVKPNTLGNTRMIKTL; this is translated from the coding sequence GTGACCGACTCTGACTCCTTCCATATCCGTTCTGCACGTACCAGTGACGTGGCCGCCATCAAGCGCCTTGTAGCGCCGCTGGCGGAGCAACGGATCCTCATGGCGAAAGAGACGGTTGCCTATTACGAGAGCCTCCAGGAGTTCCGGATCGCCGAAGCCGACGACGGCGAGGTCATCGGCTGCGGGGCCCTGCACGTTATGTGGGAGGACCTCGCAGAAGTCCGCACGCTGGCCGCATCGGACGCGTGGCGCGGCAAGGGCGTAGGGCACGTGCTGGTGGAAAGCCTGCTGGCCGAGGCCCGTGAACTGGGTGTGGCCCGGGTCTTCTGCCTTACGTTCGAGGTAGATTTTTTCAAGCGCCACGGCTTCGAGGTCATGGCCGACCAGACGGCCGTGGACCCTGTGGTCTACTCCGAGCTGCTGCGTTCCCATGACGAAGGCGTTGCCGAGTTCCTGGACCTGGCGCGGGTCAAGCCCAACACCCTGGGCAACACCCGCATGATCAAGACCCTCTAG
- a CDS encoding VOC family protein codes for MTDTTSPELTNAADGKHTKSGIPHGFTSLTPFLAIPSAKEAITFYQDVFGARTVNVTEIGGIVVHAELDFGQGRLQIGEPNPDYHLVPAPNGDDDCYSIGFYCADADALIARAERIGATVREPLSTFVSGDRFASIRDPYGVRWSIMTRVEDLSEEESTQRVANWAAKQG; via the coding sequence ATGACTGATACTACAAGCCCCGAACTGACCAACGCCGCCGATGGCAAGCACACGAAATCCGGTATCCCGCACGGCTTCACGAGCCTCACGCCGTTCCTTGCGATCCCTTCTGCCAAGGAGGCGATCACCTTCTACCAGGACGTCTTCGGCGCGCGCACAGTAAATGTCACCGAGATCGGCGGAATCGTCGTCCACGCCGAACTGGACTTCGGTCAGGGGCGACTCCAAATTGGAGAGCCCAACCCGGACTACCACCTCGTTCCGGCGCCGAACGGCGACGATGATTGCTACTCCATCGGTTTCTACTGCGCCGACGCGGACGCTCTTATTGCGCGCGCCGAGCGGATAGGGGCTACCGTTCGGGAGCCGCTGTCCACATTTGTCTCGGGAGACCGATTCGCTAGCATCCGGGACCCCTACGGTGTGCGCTGGTCCATCATGACTCGGGTGGAGGACCTCTCCGAAGAGGAAAGCACCCAGCGCGTCGCCAACTGGGCCGCCAAGCAAGGCTGA